A single genomic interval of Armatimonadota bacterium harbors:
- the dpdK gene encoding phospholipase D-like domain-containing protein DpdK has translation MTESSRDIRMWNGTREIARLLQSVFAAELLAPSRRIFLISPWITDIPVLDNTAGQFSSLVPDWDRVPIRLSRALIRLAETGSEVLVLARKDYRNQAFLDRMTDAQDRLPAQIHIKCTPSLHEKGLLGDRYYLFGSFNFTHNGIAVLKERATFITESGRIAEHRLSLEQHWEELDP, from the coding sequence GTGACGGAATCCAGCCGTGACATCCGCATGTGGAACGGAACGCGGGAGATCGCGCGACTCCTTCAATCGGTTTTCGCGGCCGAGTTGCTCGCGCCTAGTCGGCGTATCTTCCTCATCTCGCCGTGGATTACCGATATCCCTGTCCTCGATAATACGGCGGGCCAATTCAGCTCCCTAGTACCCGACTGGGACCGAGTCCCCATCCGCCTGTCTAGGGCGCTCATTCGCCTCGCGGAAACCGGATCCGAAGTTCTCGTCCTGGCACGCAAGGATTACCGGAACCAGGCGTTCCTCGACCGAATGACAGATGCACAGGATCGTCTTCCGGCGCAGATCCATATCAAGTGTACGCCGTCGCTGCACGAAAAGGGGTTGCTAGGCGACCGGTATTACCTCTTCGGCTCATTCAACTTCACGCACAACGGCATTGCCGTTCTCAAGGAGCGCGCGACCTTCATCACGGAGTCGGGGAGGATCGCAGAGCACCGACTGTCGCTAGAGCAACACTGGGAGGAACTCGATCCATGA